From Raphanus sativus cultivar WK10039 unplaced genomic scaffold, ASM80110v3 Scaffold0150, whole genome shotgun sequence, the proteins below share one genomic window:
- the LOC108805652 gene encoding uncharacterized protein LOC108805652, whose amino-acid sequence MNESSSWSIYGAKDGESEGPWRSSTSMSAISFGFVATAILIAMFLIMAIFEHLFRPESSTFDSPHPGIRQRHNQSRDDGSTLFQKLANQASMVPVNMAVDVSIVMPGKNLPSHIALPAPLPSGREGMHSLTSPPLASLIV is encoded by the exons ATGAACGAGTCAAGTTCGTGGAGCATCTACGGTGCTAAAGATGGAGAGAGTGAAGGGCCATGGAGATCTTCTACGTCTATGAGTGCGATCTCCTTTGGATTCGTAGCTACGGCGATACTCATCGCCATGTTCTTGATAATGGCCATCTTCGAACATCTCTTCAGGCCTGAGAGTTCAACATTTGATTCACCACATCCAGGGATCAGACAACGACATAACCAGAGCAGAGATGATGGGTCCACTCTGTTCCAGAAACTTGCTAATCAAGCATCCAtg GTTCCGGTGAACATGGCGGTGGATGTATCGATAGTGATGCCGGGAAAGAATCTGCCGTCGCACATAGCTTTACCGGCTCCTTTACCTAGTGGAAGGGAAGGCATGCATTCCTTGACCTCTCCACCTCTAGCATCTCTGATAGTATAA